Proteins from a single region of Leptospira brenneri:
- the plsY gene encoding glycerol-3-phosphate 1-O-acyltransferase PlsY: MILAAVLLSYLFGGIPVGFLLAKQVRGIDIREYGSRNIGATNVGRVIGWKYGIIALFLDALKGAIPVLFASYLESPYSLTTTQILLGSFAILGHTFTPFLHFKGGKGVATALGVYLTLVPIVTVCAVVIFFIVYKISGFVSLGSILGTLSMPIWYFGSSKLIPDSEYQPLIFFVLVATFFLISYSHRENIKRLVLGKELRATQNAN, translated from the coding sequence ATGATTCTTGCCGCAGTCCTATTGAGCTACCTTTTTGGTGGCATTCCGGTTGGGTTTCTCCTAGCCAAACAAGTGCGCGGGATCGACATCCGCGAATACGGAAGCCGTAATATTGGAGCGACCAATGTGGGTCGTGTCATTGGTTGGAAGTATGGAATCATCGCTCTCTTTTTGGATGCACTGAAAGGTGCCATTCCTGTTCTCTTCGCTTCTTATCTTGAGTCTCCTTATTCCCTAACTACGACTCAAATTTTACTTGGATCTTTCGCCATCCTTGGGCATACCTTCACTCCCTTTCTTCATTTTAAAGGAGGGAAAGGTGTGGCAACAGCTCTCGGCGTGTATCTAACTCTTGTTCCCATTGTGACAGTTTGTGCGGTTGTGATTTTTTTCATTGTTTATAAGATTTCGGGATTTGTATCTCTTGGGTCGATTCTTGGTACTCTGTCCATGCCAATTTGGTATTTTGGATCCTCTAAACTCATTCCTGATTCGGAATATCAACCACTTATCTTTTTTGTATTAGTTGCTACTTTTTTTCTAATCTCTTATTCGCACAGGGAAAACATCAAACGTTTGGTGTTAGGCAAAGAACTACGAGCAACACAGAATGCAAACTGA